In Leptospira harrisiae, a genomic segment contains:
- a CDS encoding pyruvate dehydrogenase complex dihydrolipoamide acetyltransferase: MAKIQEMTQLSPTMEEGTIVKWLKKEGDSVSPGDIIAEVETDKAVMEMEAFESGVLLKILHTEGAKLKVGQALAVIGKPGEDVSSLLADLPKNTPNQTKVEATPPTESEAQTAKPTVQEPVATTITNNETNALPSPQTKPIQQPKENITNPALSANRGGLRVLASPLAKSIAIEQGIDLHTVIGTGPEGRITKKDVLDTLSQGSGNSRSAGVVSTRSDEVVTLNGMRKTIAKRLTESKQNLPHFYLNVDVNAKAMESFRTELLEFQKHLDPELQVKVSLNDIVVKATAAALRFHPKVNASFQGDSILQFGRVDVGIAVSLDGGLLTPVIRSADKKSILEISKEVKELAKRARERKLKPEEFSGGTFTISNLGMYGISRFTAIINEPESGILAVGSVEDKPVVENGAVVAGRVLSLTLSCDHRVIDGAVGAEFLRTLKSLLEQPSLMAGVV, encoded by the coding sequence ATGGCAAAAATTCAAGAAATGACCCAACTTTCCCCTACGATGGAAGAAGGAACCATTGTGAAATGGTTAAAAAAGGAAGGAGATTCCGTCTCTCCTGGCGATATCATCGCCGAAGTGGAAACAGACAAAGCCGTGATGGAAATGGAAGCCTTTGAATCAGGTGTACTTTTGAAAATCCTACATACCGAAGGTGCCAAATTAAAAGTGGGACAGGCTCTGGCCGTAATTGGAAAACCAGGAGAAGATGTATCTTCTCTGTTAGCTGATTTACCCAAAAATACACCAAACCAAACAAAAGTGGAAGCAACACCCCCAACGGAATCTGAAGCCCAAACGGCAAAGCCGACAGTACAAGAACCGGTTGCTACAACCATCACAAATAATGAAACGAATGCTCTCCCTTCTCCGCAAACAAAACCAATTCAACAGCCAAAAGAAAATATAACAAACCCTGCTTTGTCTGCCAACAGAGGAGGTCTTCGTGTCCTTGCATCTCCCCTTGCCAAATCTATTGCCATTGAACAAGGGATAGATTTGCATACAGTCATTGGGACGGGACCTGAGGGAAGGATTACTAAAAAAGATGTTCTGGATACTTTAAGCCAAGGAAGTGGAAACTCCAGATCCGCAGGTGTTGTGTCAACTCGTTCGGACGAGGTGGTCACTTTGAATGGAATGCGTAAAACCATTGCCAAACGCCTGACTGAATCCAAACAAAATCTCCCCCACTTCTATTTGAATGTGGATGTAAATGCCAAAGCAATGGAATCCTTTCGCACAGAACTTTTGGAATTTCAAAAACATTTAGATCCAGAACTCCAAGTAAAAGTCAGCCTAAACGACATTGTCGTCAAAGCCACAGCGGCTGCCCTGAGATTTCATCCCAAAGTCAATGCCAGTTTCCAAGGTGATTCCATTTTGCAGTTTGGTCGAGTGGATGTGGGGATAGCGGTTTCTCTCGACGGCGGACTATTAACGCCTGTTATCCGAAGTGCAGATAAAAAATCCATATTAGAAATTTCGAAAGAAGTGAAGGAACTTGCAAAAAGAGCCCGCGAGAGAAAATTAAAACCCGAAGAATTCTCTGGCGGAACCTTTACCATTTCCAATTTAGGAATGTATGGGATCAGTCGGTTCACAGCCATCATCAATGAACCAGAAAGTGGAATCTTGGCAGTTGGTTCTGTGGAAGACAAACCAGTTGTGGAAAACGGGGCCGTGGTAGCTGGCCGAGTTTTGTCACTCACCCTTTCTTGCGACCACCGAGTGATCGATGGTGCTGTCGGGGCCGAATTCTTAAGAACCCTAAAGAGTTTACTCGAACAACCAAGCCTTATGGCCGGCGTGGTTTAA
- a CDS encoding pyruvate dehydrogenase complex E1 component subunit beta: MAILTYREALNRAMVEEMEKDPLIYLMGEEVGHYQGAYKVSQGMLDKFGEERVIDTPISENGFAGIGVGSAMVGLRPIIEFMTWNFSLVAIDQIINSAAKMNFMSGGQFPMPIVFRGAGGVGGRLGAQHSQAFESWYAHCPGLKVVCPATPKDAYGLLKSSIRDNNPTIFIESEVLYGSKGEVPEQEYTIPLGLGEIKRKGTDITLVTWSRALGFAEEAASILEKEGISVEIVDLRSLRPLDENLIYESVKKTNRAIVVEEGWPVAGFGAQIAYLIQKNAFAYLDHPVERVTQMDVPMSYAANLERMSLPNATRVADTIREMLQ; this comes from the coding sequence ATGGCCATCCTAACTTACAGAGAAGCATTAAATCGTGCCATGGTAGAAGAAATGGAAAAAGATCCACTCATTTACCTTATGGGAGAAGAAGTGGGCCATTACCAAGGGGCTTATAAAGTTTCCCAAGGGATGCTCGATAAATTTGGAGAGGAACGAGTGATCGACACTCCCATTTCTGAAAATGGATTTGCAGGGATTGGAGTGGGTTCGGCGATGGTGGGTCTACGTCCCATCATTGAATTTATGACTTGGAACTTTTCCCTTGTTGCCATTGACCAAATCATTAACTCCGCTGCAAAAATGAATTTTATGAGTGGAGGCCAGTTCCCCATGCCGATTGTCTTTCGTGGTGCTGGTGGCGTTGGGGGGAGGCTTGGTGCCCAACACTCGCAAGCCTTCGAATCTTGGTATGCCCATTGCCCGGGACTAAAAGTGGTTTGTCCGGCCACTCCAAAAGATGCCTATGGCCTACTCAAATCCTCCATCAGAGACAATAACCCTACCATTTTTATCGAATCAGAAGTATTATACGGATCCAAAGGGGAAGTCCCTGAACAGGAATACACCATTCCATTAGGACTTGGTGAAATCAAACGGAAAGGAACAGACATTACCCTAGTGACTTGGTCAAGGGCCCTTGGGTTTGCCGAAGAAGCCGCAAGTATTCTCGAAAAAGAAGGGATCTCTGTGGAAATTGTGGATCTCCGCAGTTTACGCCCGTTAGATGAAAATCTAATTTATGAATCCGTTAAAAAAACAAACCGAGCTATTGTTGTCGAAGAAGGATGGCCTGTGGCTGGATTTGGAGCTCAAATTGCTTACCTCATCCAAAAAAATGCCTTCGCTTATTTAGACCATCCTGTGGAACGAGTGACTCAAATGGATGTTCCTATGTCTTACGCTGCCAACTTAGAACGAATGAGTTTGCCCAATGCAACAAGAGTTGCCGATACCATCCGCGAGATGTTACAGTAG